A window from Ramlibacter pinisoli encodes these proteins:
- a CDS encoding ketopantoate reductase family protein, with protein sequence MRILIYGAGAIGGYLGALLAQRGEDVTLLARGATRAALARDGLQVTWHDGRKLYVHVPTCEPGQLPGRFDLVIVTLKSMQLPEAARAIAAAVTPDGALLMVQNGLPWWYFDRVPSPWAGTQLRSLDPDGALAATLDLDRVVGAVIYKPVMATAPGQLFIPAAKGERLIVGEVDDRPTPRLQRIADLVGGAGLPVEIAPDIRAAKWEKLLVNLVWNPLCALTQSPSGFIAAAPGGPALARAMMAEGLAVTRSLGVSTGFDPDAELRRVEGNFTQQPSMLQDVRAGRPLEWQAIVGAVIETAALTGVPVPTLTTIAACVGVLDQRIRADGVAFSPIPRPTSN encoded by the coding sequence ATGCGCATCCTGATCTACGGCGCCGGCGCCATCGGCGGCTACCTGGGCGCGCTGCTCGCGCAGCGCGGCGAGGACGTCACCCTGCTGGCGCGCGGCGCCACCCGCGCGGCGCTCGCCCGCGACGGCCTGCAGGTGACCTGGCACGACGGTCGCAAGCTGTACGTCCATGTGCCCACCTGCGAGCCGGGCCAGCTGCCCGGCCGATTCGACCTGGTCATCGTCACGCTCAAGTCCATGCAGCTGCCCGAGGCGGCTCGCGCCATCGCGGCCGCCGTCACGCCCGACGGGGCCCTGCTGATGGTGCAGAACGGGCTGCCCTGGTGGTACTTCGACCGCGTGCCCTCGCCCTGGGCCGGCACGCAGTTGCGCTCGCTCGACCCCGATGGAGCGCTGGCGGCGACGCTGGACCTGGACCGCGTGGTCGGCGCCGTCATCTACAAGCCGGTCATGGCCACCGCGCCCGGGCAGCTGTTCATCCCGGCGGCGAAGGGCGAGCGCCTCATCGTCGGCGAGGTGGACGACCGCCCGACGCCGCGCCTGCAACGCATCGCCGACCTCGTGGGCGGTGCCGGGCTGCCGGTGGAGATCGCCCCCGACATCCGCGCCGCCAAGTGGGAGAAGCTGCTGGTCAACCTGGTGTGGAACCCGCTGTGCGCGCTCACGCAGTCGCCTTCCGGCTTCATCGCGGCGGCACCGGGCGGCCCCGCGCTGGCGCGCGCCATGATGGCCGAGGGCCTCGCCGTGACGCGCTCCCTGGGCGTCAGCACCGGTTTCGATCCCGATGCCGAACTGCGCCGCGTCGAGGGCAACTTCACGCAGCAGCCCTCGATGCTGCAGGACGTGCGGGCCGGCCGGCCGCTCGAGTGGCAGGCCATCGTCGGCGCGGTGATCGAGACCGCCGCCCTCACCGGCGTGCCCGTGCCCACCCTCACCACCATCGCGGCGTGCGTCGGCGTGCTGGACCAGCGCATCCGCGCGGACGGCGTCGCCTTCTCGCCCATCCCACGGCCCACATCCAACTGA
- a CDS encoding tripartite tricarboxylate transporter substrate-binding protein, with the protein MSGHPRKLGRRSFALLLAALPFAAASQDYPTKPVRLVVPYSAGAITDLGARLVAERMSQILGQQVVVDNRAGAGTRIGMQLVASAPADGYTLLFANSVTHGTMPAMSKSLAVDPLKDFVPVARVFTYNSILVCHPSTPATTVRELVDYATKNPGKLTNATAGPGTGHDLMGGLFNSLTGANMLHVHYRGAAPALQDVLAGTANCIYGGGDVKQYVQSGKLKAFASGGSQRDPDFPNVPTMEEAGVKGFSITWWQGLAAPAGTPPAVVARLAAAANEALKSPDLLAKARTLSLIPAGSTPQQLGQVMRDDMALYAKIVKDARIEQQD; encoded by the coding sequence GTGAGCGGCCACCCGCGCAAGCTCGGGCGCCGCTCGTTCGCCCTCCTGCTGGCGGCGCTGCCGTTCGCGGCCGCGTCGCAGGACTACCCCACCAAGCCGGTCCGGCTGGTGGTGCCGTACTCGGCCGGGGCCATCACCGACCTCGGCGCGCGCCTGGTGGCCGAGCGCATGTCGCAGATCCTCGGCCAGCAGGTGGTGGTGGACAACCGCGCCGGCGCCGGCACCCGCATCGGCATGCAGCTGGTGGCCAGCGCACCGGCCGACGGCTACACGCTGCTGTTCGCCAACTCGGTGACGCACGGCACCATGCCGGCGATGTCGAAGTCGCTCGCCGTCGACCCGCTGAAGGACTTCGTGCCGGTGGCGCGGGTGTTCACCTACAACTCCATCCTGGTCTGCCATCCGTCCACGCCGGCCACCACCGTGCGCGAGCTGGTCGACTACGCGACGAAGAACCCCGGCAAGCTGACCAACGCCACGGCCGGCCCGGGCACCGGCCATGACCTGATGGGCGGGCTGTTCAACTCGCTCACCGGCGCCAACATGCTGCACGTGCACTACCGCGGCGCGGCGCCCGCGCTGCAGGACGTACTGGCCGGCACGGCCAACTGCATCTACGGCGGCGGCGACGTCAAGCAGTACGTGCAGTCCGGCAAGCTCAAGGCCTTCGCCTCCGGCGGCAGCCAGCGCGATCCCGATTTCCCCAACGTGCCGACGATGGAGGAGGCCGGCGTCAAGGGCTTCAGCATCACCTGGTGGCAGGGCCTGGCGGCGCCGGCCGGCACGCCACCCGCGGTGGTGGCCAGGCTGGCGGCGGCCGCCAACGAAGCGCTGAAATCGCCCGACCTGCTGGCCAAGGCCCGCACCCTCAGCCTCATCCCCGCCGGCAGCACGCCCCAGCAGCTGGGGCAGGTGATGCGCGACGACATGGCCCTGTACGCGAAGATCGTGAAGGACGCCAGGATCGAGCAGCAGGACTGA
- a CDS encoding alpha/beta hydrolase family protein, giving the protein MNWNHASEEGGLRKRRFSVPVGGRRVPGVLWTSGAQGPRPLVLVGHGGSQHKEADAVLDVVGPLVRGRGFAVAAIDGPVHGERRADGGLDGAKVIQDFRALWSGESPCIDAMVADWRAALDELVRLPEIDAGAIGWFGISMGTAYGIPVCAADTRIRAALLGMWGTSHAHGERLLAEARKVQCPVLFQRKADDERFTPAGQEQLFDAIAGADKALRVHPGRHVNPAGAQLDEGLSFLARHLQPGAAA; this is encoded by the coding sequence ATGAACTGGAACCATGCAAGCGAGGAGGGCGGGCTGCGCAAGCGCCGCTTCTCCGTCCCGGTGGGAGGCCGCCGGGTGCCCGGCGTGCTGTGGACGTCCGGCGCGCAGGGGCCGCGCCCGCTGGTGCTGGTCGGCCACGGCGGCTCCCAGCACAAGGAAGCCGACGCCGTGCTCGACGTGGTGGGCCCGCTGGTGCGCGGCCGCGGCTTCGCGGTGGCCGCCATCGACGGCCCCGTGCATGGCGAGCGCCGGGCCGACGGCGGCCTCGACGGCGCCAAGGTCATCCAGGACTTCCGCGCGCTGTGGAGCGGCGAGTCGCCCTGCATCGACGCGATGGTGGCCGACTGGCGCGCCGCGCTCGACGAACTGGTCCGGCTGCCCGAGATCGACGCTGGCGCGATCGGCTGGTTCGGGATCTCGATGGGAACGGCCTACGGCATCCCCGTCTGCGCGGCCGACACCCGCATCCGCGCCGCGCTGCTGGGCATGTGGGGCACCAGCCATGCGCACGGCGAGCGCCTGCTCGCGGAGGCGCGCAAGGTGCAGTGCCCGGTGCTGTTCCAGCGCAAGGCCGACGACGAGCGTTTCACCCCGGCCGGCCAGGAGCAGCTGTTCGACGCCATCGCCGGTGCCGACAAGGCCCTGCGCGTCCATCCGGGCCGGCACGTGAATCCCGCCGGCGCGCAGCTCGACGAGGGCCTGTCCTTCCTGGCTCGCCACCTGCAGCCGGGAGCAGCGGCATGA
- a CDS encoding cupin domain-containing protein, translated as MSSAATAPTSTGPLLARFKDLVSYQSQHADNGIPREVMEYLAANKVFPVVCPPGLVGRNALAPLLGWPGLCITIAQCTPRQGPVAHNHTGTLETFFCLDGRFDVEWGNRLEHKVTLEPGDLCSVPPGVYRTFRNLTDGEARLLVLIQGDEKMSDKIEMPRRIGEEVRQKHGDRVMELLAGINMRFQGGEAKDITPEQMQSRIGRAAHLEPRAGAQETVFPLMAPQAGGAPVQAWPGLSVALLQPSAGEASTATVDGEHAQWVINIGDTACEVVVDGRTTVLGRYDLVRVEPGTTRTVRGSTGQACRILLATQGRDTISAQAIQ; from the coding sequence ATGAGCTCAGCCGCCACCGCTCCGACCTCGACCGGGCCCCTGCTGGCCCGCTTCAAGGACCTCGTTTCCTACCAGTCGCAGCATGCCGACAACGGCATCCCGCGCGAAGTCATGGAGTACCTGGCCGCCAACAAGGTGTTCCCGGTCGTCTGCCCGCCGGGGCTGGTGGGCCGCAACGCGCTGGCGCCGCTGCTCGGCTGGCCGGGCCTGTGCATCACCATCGCCCAGTGCACGCCGCGCCAAGGCCCGGTGGCGCACAACCACACCGGCACGCTGGAAACCTTCTTCTGCCTCGACGGGCGCTTCGACGTCGAATGGGGCAACCGGCTGGAGCACAAGGTGACGCTGGAACCGGGCGACCTGTGCTCGGTGCCGCCCGGCGTCTACCGCACGTTCCGCAACCTCACCGATGGCGAGGCGCGCCTGCTGGTGCTGATCCAGGGCGACGAGAAGATGAGCGACAAGATCGAGATGCCGCGCCGCATCGGCGAGGAAGTGCGCCAGAAGCACGGCGACCGCGTGATGGAACTGCTGGCCGGCATCAACATGCGTTTCCAGGGCGGCGAGGCCAAGGACATCACGCCCGAGCAGATGCAGTCGCGCATCGGCCGGGCGGCGCACCTCGAGCCGCGCGCCGGCGCCCAGGAAACCGTGTTCCCCCTCATGGCCCCGCAGGCGGGCGGCGCGCCGGTGCAGGCCTGGCCCGGCCTGAGCGTCGCGCTGCTGCAGCCGAGCGCCGGCGAAGCCTCGACCGCCACCGTCGACGGCGAGCACGCGCAGTGGGTCATCAACATCGGCGACACCGCCTGCGAGGTGGTGGTCGACGGCCGCACCACGGTGCTCGGCCGCTACGACCTCGTGCGCGTCGAGCCCGGCACCACCCGCACGGTGCGCGGCAGCACCGGCCAGGCCTGCCGCATCCTGCTGGCCACCCAGGGCCGCGACACCATCAGCGCGCAGGCGATCCAGTGA
- a CDS encoding quinone oxidoreductase family protein, whose translation MKAIQIRRTGGPEVLELVDLPTPEPGPGEVVVQADSIGVGMPDVLVRTGRYPWMPPMPAVIGIEMAGHVSAVGAGVDDLRVGDAVFASARELPFRGNCYAEFLRAPARALYRLPAGVDLEAAACLSNYQVAWHLLHSATNGYRYDSVLVWAAAGGVGSAVVQLARLAGKQVIALAGSAAKCAFARELGAHHCIDYKAEDIGTRIAELTGGRGVDLILDPVGGSGFHRNFRWVAPLGLVVSYGVLEGRPDPSFAAVMQERFGDSLGFRYFSMHVFDEQPQRRRAAMDDLVPLLAQGQVRPRIFQRLPLAQARRAHELFDSGAVLGKLLLKP comes from the coding sequence ATGAAGGCGATCCAGATCCGCCGCACCGGCGGCCCCGAGGTGCTGGAACTGGTGGACCTGCCGACCCCCGAGCCCGGGCCGGGCGAGGTGGTGGTCCAGGCCGATTCCATCGGCGTCGGCATGCCCGACGTGCTGGTGCGCACCGGCCGCTACCCGTGGATGCCGCCCATGCCGGCCGTCATCGGCATCGAGATGGCCGGGCATGTGTCGGCCGTGGGCGCCGGCGTCGACGACCTGCGCGTGGGCGACGCGGTGTTCGCCTCGGCGCGGGAGCTGCCGTTCCGCGGCAACTGCTACGCCGAGTTCCTGCGCGCGCCGGCGCGGGCGCTGTACCGGCTGCCGGCCGGAGTCGATCTCGAGGCGGCCGCCTGCCTGTCGAACTACCAGGTCGCCTGGCACCTGCTGCACAGCGCCACCAACGGCTACCGCTACGACTCGGTGCTGGTGTGGGCGGCGGCCGGCGGCGTGGGCTCGGCGGTGGTGCAGCTCGCGCGGCTGGCGGGCAAGCAGGTCATCGCCCTGGCCGGCAGCGCGGCCAAGTGCGCCTTCGCGCGCGAGCTGGGCGCGCACCACTGCATCGACTACAAGGCCGAGGACATCGGCACGCGCATCGCCGAGCTGACCGGCGGGCGCGGCGTCGACCTCATCCTCGACCCGGTGGGCGGGAGCGGCTTCCACCGCAACTTCCGCTGGGTCGCGCCGCTGGGCCTGGTGGTGAGCTACGGCGTGCTGGAAGGCCGCCCCGATCCGTCGTTCGCCGCCGTCATGCAGGAGCGCTTCGGCGACTCGCTGGGCTTTCGGTACTTCTCCATGCACGTGTTCGACGAGCAGCCGCAGCGCCGCCGCGCGGCCATGGACGACCTCGTGCCGCTGCTGGCGCAGGGCCAGGTCCGCCCGCGCATCTTCCAGCGCCTGCCGCTGGCGCAGGCGCGGCGCGCGCACGAGTTGTTCGACAGCGGCGCCGTGCTCGGCAAGCTGCTGCTCAAGCCCTGA